The sequence aggttTAATGGTAATTTCAATTTCTTTATCCTTTTCAAATCACAGACGCATGAATCCTAGATAATTTGAGATTTGGTTAAGAACCAAATTTCTACTTTTTTCCAACAGAATTCAACTTCTTGTAATGTATCAATTGTTTAATTTCCAGGTGAGACAAAGGCCATGCCTGAATTAATACACGTTGTGAGGATTTCAGTATTTTCCGCGCTTGTGGGTATAAAAAGTATCAAGAGAAGAAGAAGACTAAACCAGTTGATGGTGGATGAATTAATACATGGAATTAATCAAGTAATTAATAAGTTTAAGAAGTAAAATTAAGTAGGCAATGTTAATTATTGCTTTTGATTTACCTTCCTTTAGGTCTAATCAttaattctttttattttcttcgtCTTGATACCAAATGTTGATTGTCATGAAATTCCAATTCTACAATATATATTTACTTCAACTTCACCATTGACATTCATTTCACACTACTAAATGGATGAGCTTGCGGAGAAATCTTGATTCGGATGATGTAACGTCCCAAAACTTTTGGAACTTTACTGAACATACATTTTTAAATCCTTGcggaaataaaatcttctttATTAAATAAAAGTATTTAAAATGCATCATAAATAATGAGATAGAAAATCCTCAATATTTTGTCAAACATGGccatcaaaagaaaatattgaaacatttttttttcatctcatctcatcaaaacaaaatattgtttgataaaaaaaataatcacatGACATCGCATTCATGCATCCCTCACCGCACCGATCCCCGTCTCCTCTTCATGCCCAGCCACAAAATCATCGATGAAGgtattacctgcaccattccaATAGGACATCTTATAAAACACTTAAAATAgcttaaaaattcataaacttGAATTTTGGACTTCATTTGCGAAAAACTGAAAAGTTTGGGCAGAACTATTCTAGGCGCTATGCGTGCTGCTTGGATTTCCCAGGCAGTCCGATGCTGCACGAAAACCAACCAAAGCTCGTTAAAAACGTTTCGTTTTGATCTCATTCGAATCTTTTTATCCTCTTTGAGAAAATATACACTCTCACCTTTAAAAGAACGATTACACGccataaaaacttcaaaacgTGAACGGAATCCAACAACAATCCATCCTTTCAAAGTTTGAATCAAAACTCTATACTCACACCAAAATTCTGAAACTTCACATCTAAATCCATAATAACCTCAACAAAATTACACCAAGATATCAGGAACGATCACGCTTCACAATTATacatcatacttcaaaatttcttcataaatcatgcataaaaatgtCATAGACATCTAAGGTTCATatccaaaatatttatattattgaatgggtttcaaaacatttaaaaactTGCCTGACTTTGGATTGCTTGGAATTTAACCGGAACGGAAGAACAATCTAGCCACGAGAAGAATTGGAGAACCCTTGATTCGCTTGGTGCAGTGCTCAACGTGAAAAGGGGAAGAATGGGAGATTAAGTGACGTTCAAATGAGAGAAAAGGAAAAAGGTGTTGGAAAATTTGAACCCTACTAATTTGTGATTAATGGGCTCTAAAATCGGCTCATTAGTTGTAAataaaactttttaaaaatttttttctcCCAACTATAAAATACACTACATCAACATTGactgaaataaataaaacatttttCTTAACTCTCTTTGAAGGCTAGTCTCGTGTCCCTACGGTccagaattaaatttcaatctgaaaaatttaaaataccatcacaacacataaaatttcaggcattaaataaatcacataatttaaacctaacaattaaattttcttaACTAACATGAATCAGatcatataaattaattaatttatcgtGATCAAGCCAGTACACTTTTTGAACCTCATAAATGAAGTACAAAACTATGCTACTTCATGGGGAGAATGAAATATAATGCATGGATCATCCTTTTTTACTACGTTTTTACTTCTATGAAAATAAGTCATTTATAACTTTTTTTTAGAGTgaaaaaatatctttttttaATTTGGGAAAATGTTAATTGCAATCGGTCTCAAGACTCAAATATAAGACCTCGTTATaaactttttaaaatttctttttctccCAACTATAAAATACACTACATCAACATTGactgaaataaataaaacatttttTCTTAACTCGCTTTGAAGGCTAGCCTCGTTCCTACGGTccagaattaaatttcaatctgaaaactttaaaataacatcacaacacataaaatttcaggcattaaataaatcacataatttaaacataacaattatatatatatatatatatatatatatatatatatatattatggtaaTTAATTCAAACCTGAAGAGATGAGATGTGTTGGAATGTTTCAAAATTAGGGTGGAATATTATTCTTGCCTTGTAGTCTTGATTCTTTGGTTAAGAAATGTTGAAGTTGAAAGGGACATAATAATTTGTAATGCGTCAATTGTATACATCTTGTCTAATGATTTTTCGATTCCTCTAAATTGAGTCGAGAGTTGAAAACGACGTCACTTCGGTCCTCATCTACCTGTCGTTTGTTTCTTAACCCGTCATTAGTTAAATAGTTATATACTAAGTACACCCAAGCACATGCATTATATGtgaacaaaatatatttttacaaatttgaatttatttataaattaggaTAATCGTAATTATAAATTAGGATAATAAGATAGTGGGAAGAGGAGGTGGAAAGtttttaaatgataaattatttttttgtcttttaattattgaatatgCTAAAAAATGATAAGGGTAAATTTGGAAATCTATTAAAATGACCAAATGAAGTTTCTCTAATGAGTTTagctattataatatagtaagaaTATAATAAATTTGAAGCTAACTAAAATTCTGAAGTTCTTTCTTCACATGGTTATCTATAAGTGTGTTTGATTAGAGAAAccaattcaaaaaaatatatatttttaaaagtgttttttttaaatattgtagtgtttgattaaaaaaaattattttaaaaaagcagtaaaaagtattttttaaaactcAAGATTTTTGGCTTCTGCTTTTACTTTTATCTAAAAttgtaataaaaatattttcaacatTTATCCAAATTCCAAAATCattgttgtttttttaaaataaaatactttaaaaagcTAAACTTATTTAAGCGTTTTTTTAAGCTACAACTTCTTTATCTAAACCGACCCTGTATATAATTGTATAATATTAATTGTCTCTGAATTTTTATTTCATATCTTATTATAATTTTGATTGTAACAATATTCAATTCATACATGCCGAGAAAAACAATATTAGAAATAATCGGGAATGTTAGTAAAATTTGGGGAGAATTTGTTGTTGATGGTTTAAAAATATGAGCTTCAATCATCTTTAAGCTTAAAAATCACTGAAAAAAAAGGCGCTGAATTAATTAGCGATGGTCTTTTTTCCGACGGTTTTCACTGTTGCTAATCGTCGTATTTCCTACTGTCAACTAATCCTAGTGTCAAATTTGGTTGAGAAGgtgtcttttttttattttgttgatcCAAAGGGGAGGACTTGAACTCGAGTCTCGAAGCAATTGACGCTTAGGTGAGATCAATTAGGATAAAAGCCCGTCTCAATTTAGTTGAGAAGTTGGAATAGATATAAAGTGATAAAATGATAACATTAACATGTAGGCACAATCCGCAAAGGATAATAATTAGTAATATTATACACGAAGAAACCTATATATATAAATGGGaagttttcatttttttctctGAAAGAAAAAGTCTTCATTTTTTATACATGAATAATTTGACAATTTTGCCTGTAGAAATTGAAGTGTCGACATATGTGCGTGTGTGGGATATCATGAAAACTTGAATTATTTCGTATAATAATAtgcaaatataaattaaaataactatTTTTTCTTGACTTTGAACCAAAGTGTTGAGAAATCTATTTAGCTGTCGTGCTTCGAGTCAATGATAAGGCGGAATACATTCGTAGTTGGGGGCATGTAGTTTGAAGTGCATGAACCCATTATTTCACTTAGTTACATTCCACGTTTCATTATTTGTTAAAAGCCTTTAAAATGAAGATTAACCAAAGTATTATTACACAAAAAGATAGTGTGTGAGGGTTTAATCGTTATATAAatatacaaaaatattaatcaaagTAATATCGTAGTCATTTgtatgattatttaatttaatatattaagTTTATAATGTCTTTAAGCTCACAAGTATCCGCAACTAATATTCTAAGTACTTGAAGATTTTGGAAGTAATTATGAGAAAAGATGCCCTTAACGACAAAATTAGCCAGCTCTGATGGCACCAAAGGGGAATCCCATCATTGAATTTCATTAGTCTTTTTCCCCTTCCAAACAAAAAATTTACACGCTTCGTTGGCCTTTTTTTGTGTCATGTTGTTAGAGTTATTACTTAATTGGTCCCTTAATTATAAATGGTTAAATAGATTTTACCCAACTAATTGtggttttttatatttttaatacacATTCGAGCATATAGATTAAGAAGACTCAATTAATAAGTTCGGTATTTCAACCTCCACACTTGAAATTTAATAGTTATTCAAACTAATTAATTATGCattgttaatatatatactttCCATGTTTAATTAATCGATTGAGATGATATATGAAGCCACCGACAATGTATAGTTTTGTAAACGTAATCTCAAAACATATAATGCGGAATTCGTCCAAGTGTTTGGATGTAATTATTGTCTGAAGATGAATCGAAACGTGGTGTTTGAGTTATCGtggtttaaaaaattaaaattgcaaCATTAAGTTTATCAATTATATTAGTAAAACGACAAACGTCCGATCTTATTTGTCGTTCCAAACAAGATTAAATTTTATTCCATAGCCTCAAACAAAATAATCATGGCGACAAATGTATAATAATTATTGCCGTCCCTCTCCTTTATAGGTCTTAGCCATGCCTTTAGCATTCATTAATCTCTCGTTTCCCCCCCTTAAGCAacacattttcaatatttaagtCATAAATGATCTGTGAGAATCTTCTTTCCAATATAAATTCCTCCATTCTTTCCACAACTTTGAAATCAACCTTTGTTGATTTAGAGTACCAAAATGGGAAGACAACCTTGTTGCGACAAAATCGGTCTAAAGAGAGGTCCGTGGACCGTAGAAGAAGATCATAAACTTATGAGTTTTATTATGAATAATGGCATTCAATGCTGGAGAATGATTCCCAAGCTTGCAGGTAAAAAAAACACTTGAGTCCTAGCTATATTTCTGATTTATTCGATGTACGGACTCGACTATGCGATTAAATCATTGAGTACTCTGTCTCTGATTTTGCCTATGTTTGTACAAGGAATGGATCATTTGATACATGTTTCTTGAAACATTGTTAATGTGTAGGTTTGTTGAGGTGTGGCAAAAGCTGCAGATTGAGATGGATTAATTATCTACGGCCTGACCTTAAACGAGGGGTTCTATCAGAAATGGAGGAGAATCAAATTATAGAGCTTCATGCTCGCCTCGGAAACAGGTCTGATTTTAGCTTCCTCAGCTTCATATATATTTGGCAAAATTTAAATGTTAACgatgcaactcaaatatttacACGTTTTGCGGCCAACATGTTGCAGGTGGTCTAAAATTGCATCACATTTCCCAGGGCGAACCGATAACGAAATCAAGAATCACTGGAACACCAGGATCAAGAAACGGCTGAAGCTCCTCGGACTAGACCCCACCACACACCAGCCCATCCAGCAAAAAAGTCGCGAAGAGAGTGACAAAACAGACAACATCGACTCAAATTCGCGCGACGCAAACGAACAACAAGAGATCACAATCTCTCATGTACTACTGAAAGATATTAATCCATCGGCAACACTACAAGTCCAAACAAGCTGCTGCAATGAGGCCAATGTCAGCACCAGCGTCGAAAGCGAAACGACGACACATCATGATCTCATCGACAACTACCATGAGATGCTGATGCTCACGAGTAATCTGGACATGGATTTGTGGATGACAAATCAAGAAATGGACAGCATCTCGACCGGTTACTGCCCTTCGTTTTCTTTACAAGATTCAGTGAACTGTTACCCGAATTCGTCGGCTGGCGAATCGGCCACTTCAGTTCAAGAAAACAGTGCTCTATTCCAGTATGTTGAGACTGCAGATTCAATGGTTTCTTGGGATTTTGGATTCGATTAACTATTTCTGTTTCCTGAAACAATGG comes from Henckelia pumila isolate YLH828 chromosome 4, ASM3356847v2, whole genome shotgun sequence and encodes:
- the LOC140860721 gene encoding myb-related protein 315-like gives rise to the protein MGRQPCCDKIGLKRGPWTVEEDHKLMSFIMNNGIQCWRMIPKLAGLLRCGKSCRLRWINYLRPDLKRGVLSEMEENQIIELHARLGNRWSKIASHFPGRTDNEIKNHWNTRIKKRLKLLGLDPTTHQPIQQKSREESDKTDNIDSNSRDANEQQEITISHVLLKDINPSATLQVQTSCCNEANVSTSVESETTTHHDLIDNYHEMLMLTSNLDMDLWMTNQEMDSISTGYCPSFSLQDSVNCYPNSSAGESATSVQENSALFQYVETADSMVSWDFGFD